One region of Microbacterium sp. M28 genomic DNA includes:
- a CDS encoding acetyl/propionyl/methylcrotonyl-CoA carboxylase subunit alpha, protein MPDIAKVLIANRGEIAVRIIRAARDSGIASVAVYADQDREALHTRLADEAYALSGATSAETYLQIEKILSVARRSGADAVHPGYGFLAENAEFARAVIGAGLTWIGPSPDAIEALGDKVTARHVAEKVGAPLAPGTPGPVAGADEVIAFAQEYGLPIAIKAAYGGGGRGLKVARELDEVAELFESATREAVTAFGRGECFVEKYLDKPRHVETQCLADAEGNVVVISTRDCSLQRRHQKLVEEAPAPFLTDEQNRQLYAASKAILKEVGYVGAGTCEFLIGADGTVSFLEVNTRLQVEHPVSEEVTGIDLVREQFRIAAGGTIDYDDPTPQGHSIEFRINGEDPGRGFLPQPGPIHVFKTFGGPGIRLDSGVTAGDAVSGAFDSLLAKIIVTGKDRAEALERARRALDEFEVAGLPTVLPFHRKVVRDPAFTADDREFGVYTRWIETEFVNDIPAWDGELEAPAAAAARHTVVVEVAGKRLEVSLPDRVAAAPGTTGRPAAVPPSRRSHATSVSAGASGDAVKSPMQATVVKIAVEDGQQVVKGDLVVVLEAMKMEQPLQAHKDGVIGNINADAGATVSAGHQLLTIS, encoded by the coding sequence ATGCCCGATATCGCCAAGGTCCTGATCGCCAACCGCGGAGAGATCGCCGTACGCATCATCCGCGCCGCTCGCGATTCGGGGATCGCCTCCGTCGCCGTCTACGCCGACCAGGACCGCGAGGCCCTGCACACGCGACTCGCCGACGAGGCCTACGCGCTCAGCGGCGCCACGAGCGCCGAGACCTACCTGCAGATCGAGAAGATCCTGTCCGTCGCCCGACGCTCCGGTGCGGACGCGGTCCACCCCGGCTACGGCTTCCTCGCCGAGAACGCCGAGTTCGCCCGCGCCGTCATCGGAGCAGGCCTCACGTGGATCGGGCCGTCGCCCGACGCGATCGAAGCACTCGGCGACAAGGTGACGGCCCGGCACGTGGCCGAGAAGGTCGGCGCCCCGCTCGCCCCGGGGACCCCCGGTCCTGTGGCCGGCGCTGACGAGGTCATCGCCTTCGCCCAGGAGTACGGCCTCCCCATCGCCATCAAGGCCGCATACGGCGGCGGCGGACGCGGCCTGAAGGTCGCCCGAGAGCTCGACGAGGTCGCCGAGCTGTTCGAGTCCGCCACCCGAGAGGCGGTCACCGCCTTCGGGCGCGGCGAGTGCTTCGTGGAGAAGTACCTCGACAAGCCCCGACACGTCGAGACGCAGTGCCTGGCGGATGCCGAGGGCAACGTCGTGGTCATCTCGACGCGCGACTGCTCGCTGCAGCGCCGTCACCAGAAGCTCGTCGAGGAGGCCCCTGCGCCCTTCCTCACCGATGAGCAGAACCGCCAGCTGTACGCCGCGTCGAAGGCCATCCTCAAGGAGGTCGGCTACGTCGGCGCCGGAACCTGCGAGTTCCTCATCGGAGCGGACGGCACGGTGTCGTTCCTCGAGGTCAACACACGCCTGCAGGTCGAGCACCCGGTATCCGAAGAGGTCACCGGCATCGATCTCGTGCGCGAGCAGTTCCGCATCGCCGCCGGCGGCACCATCGACTACGACGACCCGACACCGCAGGGCCACTCGATCGAGTTCCGCATCAACGGCGAGGACCCCGGTCGCGGATTCCTCCCCCAGCCCGGTCCGATCCACGTCTTCAAGACCTTCGGCGGCCCCGGCATCCGACTCGACTCCGGTGTGACGGCCGGCGACGCGGTTTCCGGAGCCTTCGACTCGCTGCTTGCGAAGATCATCGTCACCGGGAAGGACCGCGCCGAGGCTCTCGAGCGCGCACGCCGCGCGCTCGACGAGTTCGAGGTCGCCGGGCTCCCCACCGTCCTGCCGTTCCACCGCAAGGTCGTCCGCGACCCCGCCTTCACGGCCGATGACAGAGAGTTCGGCGTCTACACGCGCTGGATCGAGACCGAGTTCGTCAATGACATCCCCGCCTGGGACGGCGAGCTCGAGGCCCCCGCCGCCGCGGCCGCCCGCCACACGGTGGTCGTCGAGGTCGCCGGCAAGCGCCTCGAGGTCAGCCTCCCCGACCGCGTCGCCGCCGCGCCGGGTACGACCGGCCGCCCCGCCGCCGTGCCGCCGTCCCGCCGCAGCCACGCGACGTCCGTCTCGGCCGGCGCATCCGGCGATGCGGTGAAGTCGCCGATGCAGGCCACCGTCGTCAAGATCGCCGTCGAGGACGGCCAGCAGGTCGTCAAGGGCGACCTGGTCGTCGTGCTCGAGGCCATGAAGATGGAGCAGCCGCTCCAGGCCCACAAGGACGGCGTCATCGGCAACATCAATGCGGATGCCGGGGCCACCGTCTCCGCAGGTCACCAGCTGCTCACCATCAGCTGA
- a CDS encoding NAD(P)H-quinone dehydrogenase, whose amino-acid sequence MEAMSSTPFERTQRVAVLGGGPGGYEAALAAAQLGAEVTLVERVGVGGSAVLTDVVPSKSLIATADAAVAISEASDLGVQFFAKGENGKPLKPEIAINLAAVNKRLVALAAQQSEDMRSSLLDAGVRILSGHGRLESPNAIIVATGPDGTDFDRVEADTIVVAVGASPRELDSAKPDGKRILTWTQLYDMKALPEHLIVVGSGVTGAEFASAYMNLGAKVTLVSSRDQVLPGEDQDAARVLEKVFKRGGMTVLSKARADKVEKTDAGVLVTLSDGRTVEGSHCLMAVGSVPNTASIGLQEAGVELTESGHIRVNKVARTSVPNIYAVGDCTNFFPLASVASMQGRTAVFHALGDIVIPLEKVKITSNIFTAPEIATVGWGEQDVEDGVADGIVYKLPLAANPRAKMMGIKDGFVKIIARKGSGTVIGGVIVGPKASELIYPIAVAVERRLTVDQVSRVFAAYPSLSSSITDASRAMHLVNIS is encoded by the coding sequence ATGGAAGCCATGTCCTCAACTCCTTTCGAGCGCACCCAGCGTGTCGCCGTCCTCGGCGGCGGTCCCGGCGGATATGAGGCGGCTCTGGCCGCCGCTCAGCTCGGAGCCGAGGTGACCCTGGTCGAACGCGTCGGAGTGGGCGGATCCGCCGTGCTCACGGACGTCGTCCCGTCCAAGAGCCTGATCGCCACGGCCGACGCGGCCGTCGCGATCTCGGAGGCCAGCGACCTCGGTGTGCAGTTCTTCGCGAAGGGCGAGAACGGCAAGCCGCTCAAGCCCGAGATCGCGATCAACCTCGCGGCCGTCAACAAGCGTCTGGTCGCGCTCGCGGCGCAGCAGTCCGAGGACATGCGCTCGTCGCTGCTCGACGCCGGCGTGCGCATCCTCTCCGGGCACGGCCGGCTCGAGAGCCCGAACGCGATCATCGTGGCCACCGGGCCGGACGGCACCGACTTCGACCGCGTCGAGGCCGACACGATCGTCGTCGCGGTCGGCGCGTCGCCGCGCGAGCTCGACTCGGCGAAGCCGGACGGCAAGCGCATTCTCACCTGGACGCAGCTGTACGACATGAAGGCGCTCCCGGAGCACCTCATCGTCGTCGGCTCCGGTGTCACCGGCGCGGAGTTCGCGTCAGCGTACATGAACCTCGGCGCGAAGGTCACGCTCGTCTCGAGCCGCGACCAGGTGCTCCCCGGTGAGGACCAGGACGCAGCCCGCGTGCTCGAGAAGGTCTTCAAGCGCGGTGGCATGACGGTGCTGTCCAAGGCGCGGGCCGACAAGGTGGAGAAGACGGATGCCGGGGTGCTCGTCACCCTCTCCGACGGCCGCACGGTCGAGGGCAGCCACTGCCTGATGGCGGTGGGATCCGTCCCGAACACGGCATCCATCGGTCTGCAGGAGGCCGGGGTCGAGCTGACCGAGTCCGGCCACATCCGCGTGAACAAGGTGGCGCGGACGTCCGTGCCCAACATCTACGCGGTCGGCGACTGCACGAACTTCTTCCCGCTCGCCTCGGTGGCGTCCATGCAGGGCCGTACCGCCGTGTTCCACGCGCTCGGCGACATCGTCATCCCGCTCGAGAAGGTCAAGATCACCTCGAACATCTTCACCGCGCCCGAGATCGCCACGGTCGGCTGGGGCGAGCAGGACGTCGAGGACGGCGTCGCGGACGGCATCGTCTACAAGCTCCCGCTGGCGGCGAACCCCAGGGCCAAGATGATGGGCATCAAGGACGGGTTCGTGAAGATCATCGCCCGCAAGGGCTCCGGCACCGTGATCGGGGGAGTGATCGTCGGCCCCAAGGCGTCCGAGCTCATCTACCCGATCGCCGTCGCCGTGGAGCGCCGCCTGACGGTCGATCAGGTCTCACGGGTGTTCGCGGCGTACCCGTCGCTGTCGTCGAGCATCACGGATGCCTCGCGCGCGATGCACCTCGTGAACATCTCCTAG
- a CDS encoding purine-nucleoside phosphorylase, producing the protein MTDIHDHPLDDPNTNPFEVAATAAADIARITGVEKHDIALTLGSGWGKAADLIGETVATVPATEVTGFSKPALEGHVGTLRSIRTPDGKNVLVIGARTHYYEGHGVRRVVHSVRTAAATGATIMVLTNGAGGIRETWTPGQPVLISDHINLTADSPLEGATFIDLTDLYAQRLRDIARSVNPTLDEGVYTQFRGPHYETPAEVQMAKHIGGHIVGMSTALEAIAAREAGMEILGFSLITNLAAGIQQTPLSHAEVIEAGREAEPVISALLAKVVEAL; encoded by the coding sequence ATGACCGACATTCATGACCACCCCCTCGACGACCCGAACACGAACCCGTTCGAGGTCGCAGCCACGGCCGCCGCTGACATCGCGCGGATCACCGGCGTCGAGAAGCACGACATCGCCCTCACCCTCGGCAGCGGTTGGGGCAAGGCGGCCGACCTGATCGGCGAGACCGTCGCCACCGTCCCGGCGACCGAGGTGACCGGATTCTCCAAGCCCGCTCTGGAGGGCCACGTCGGCACCCTGCGATCGATCCGCACCCCCGACGGCAAGAACGTGCTGGTCATCGGTGCGCGCACCCACTACTACGAGGGCCACGGCGTACGCCGCGTCGTGCACAGCGTCCGCACCGCCGCCGCCACGGGGGCGACGATCATGGTGCTGACCAACGGCGCCGGTGGCATCCGTGAGACGTGGACGCCCGGCCAGCCCGTGCTCATCAGCGACCACATCAACCTCACGGCCGACTCCCCGCTGGAGGGCGCGACGTTCATCGACCTCACCGACCTGTACGCGCAGCGCCTTCGCGACATCGCGCGCTCGGTCAACCCCACGCTCGACGAGGGCGTCTACACGCAGTTCCGCGGCCCGCACTACGAGACGCCGGCCGAGGTCCAGATGGCGAAGCACATCGGCGGGCACATCGTCGGCATGTCGACGGCGCTGGAGGCGATCGCGGCGCGTGAGGCCGGCATGGAGATCCTCGGCTTCTCGTTGATCACGAACCTCGCCGCCGGCATCCAGCAGACGCCCCTGAGCCATGCCGAGGTCATCGAGGCCGGACGCGAGGCGGAGCCGGTGATCTCCGCCCTGCTGGCCAAGGTGGTCGAGGCTCTGTGA
- a CDS encoding phospho-sugar mutase produces the protein MSAEDLLASARAWIRQDPDAETRDELAGIVTRAAGGDAAALEDLDDRFRTRLAFGTAGLRGALGAGSNRMNRVLVAQAAAGFAAYLLERSAGATPTVVVGYDGRRNSRRFALDSAELFAGAGLRAILLPRLLPTPVLAFAVRHLGADAGVMVTASHNPPNDNGYKVYLGGPDEGSQIVAPVDAEIAARIQRVADAGDVGLLPRSDAYEIAGEEVVTAYIEATAAVAPAGSGADGLRWVYTAMHGVGGETVERIVRTAGYPQPTVVRAQQHPDPTFRTVSFPNPEEPGALDLSYEVGRSARAELIIANDPDADRLAVAIPDQDAPGGWRRLSGNEVGLLLGARAARAAEGTPGATLACSLVSSPGLGVIARHHGLGFAETLTGFKWISRAEGIVFGFEEALGYLVNPETVRDKDGISAAVALLGLASEARERGESLSTLLAELGETYGHFGSGQVSIRVEDLSIIGTVMTSLRQTPPASIGDAVVESAEDLLHAPEGQPSGDVLRYRLADGGRVIVRPSGTEPKLKVYIDTRADSAESAAAAVAAIEAGVRVLLDERS, from the coding sequence GTGAGCGCCGAGGACCTCCTCGCGTCGGCCCGCGCCTGGATCCGTCAGGACCCGGATGCCGAGACCCGCGACGAGTTGGCCGGCATCGTGACCCGTGCAGCCGGCGGCGATGCCGCCGCGCTCGAGGACCTCGACGACCGGTTCCGCACCCGCCTGGCGTTCGGAACCGCCGGCCTGCGCGGAGCGCTCGGCGCCGGCAGCAACCGGATGAACCGCGTGCTGGTGGCGCAGGCGGCCGCGGGTTTCGCCGCCTACCTGCTCGAGCGCTCGGCCGGCGCGACCCCCACGGTCGTCGTGGGCTACGACGGCCGGCGCAACTCGCGCCGCTTCGCGCTGGACTCCGCCGAGCTCTTCGCCGGCGCCGGCCTTCGGGCGATCCTGCTTCCGCGACTGCTGCCGACGCCCGTCCTCGCCTTCGCCGTGCGCCACCTCGGTGCGGATGCCGGGGTGATGGTCACCGCGAGCCACAACCCGCCGAACGACAACGGGTACAAGGTCTACCTCGGCGGACCCGACGAGGGCTCTCAGATCGTCGCGCCTGTCGATGCGGAGATCGCTGCCCGTATCCAGCGCGTCGCCGATGCCGGAGACGTCGGGCTGCTCCCCCGGTCGGATGCCTACGAGATCGCCGGCGAAGAGGTCGTGACGGCGTACATCGAGGCGACGGCCGCTGTGGCGCCGGCCGGCTCGGGCGCCGACGGTCTGCGCTGGGTCTACACCGCCATGCACGGCGTCGGTGGGGAGACGGTCGAGCGGATCGTCCGGACGGCCGGATACCCGCAGCCGACCGTGGTGCGTGCACAGCAGCATCCGGATCCGACATTCCGCACGGTGTCGTTCCCGAACCCGGAGGAGCCGGGCGCGCTGGACCTGTCCTACGAGGTCGGCCGCTCGGCACGCGCCGAGCTCATCATCGCCAACGATCCCGACGCCGACCGGCTCGCGGTCGCGATCCCCGACCAGGATGCGCCCGGTGGCTGGCGCCGCCTGAGCGGCAACGAGGTCGGCCTGCTGCTGGGCGCGCGGGCGGCCAGGGCGGCCGAGGGCACGCCCGGGGCGACGCTCGCCTGCTCGCTGGTCTCCTCCCCCGGCCTCGGCGTCATCGCCCGGCACCACGGCCTGGGCTTCGCCGAGACCCTGACCGGCTTCAAGTGGATCTCCCGCGCCGAGGGCATCGTGTTCGGCTTCGAGGAGGCACTGGGATACCTCGTCAACCCCGAGACCGTGCGCGACAAGGACGGCATCTCGGCCGCGGTGGCGCTGCTGGGCCTCGCGTCCGAGGCCAGGGAGCGCGGGGAGAGCCTGTCGACGCTGCTCGCGGAGCTCGGTGAGACCTATGGTCACTTCGGGAGCGGTCAGGTCTCGATCAGGGTCGAGGATCTGTCGATCATCGGCACGGTCATGACGTCGCTGCGACAGACTCCTCCGGCATCCATCGGCGACGCCGTCGTCGAGTCCGCCGAGGACCTGCTGCACGCGCCAGAGGGCCAGCCGTCCGGCGATGTGCTGCGGTACCGTCTCGCGGACGGCGGGCGCGTCATCGTGCGTCCGAGCGGCACCGAGCCCAAGCTGAAGGTCTACATCGACACCCGGGCCGACTCCGCCGAGTCCGCAGCGGCTGCGGTCGCGGCCATCGAAGCCGGAGTGCGCGTGCTGCTGGACGAACGCTCCTGA
- a CDS encoding HPr family phosphocarrier protein, translating into MPRRRVTISAHHGVHARPVAELARLAIAHGAPVTLATAGGAVVELASILAVMDLALAEGDVVTLETVASPDADAVLDAMVEVLAPR; encoded by the coding sequence ATGCCCCGCAGACGCGTGACCATCAGTGCGCATCACGGCGTGCACGCGCGTCCGGTGGCGGAGCTGGCCCGCCTCGCCATCGCGCACGGCGCGCCGGTCACGCTCGCGACCGCTGGCGGAGCGGTCGTCGAGCTGGCCAGCATCCTCGCGGTCATGGACCTCGCGCTCGCCGAAGGGGACGTCGTCACCCTCGAGACCGTCGCCTCACCTGATGCGGACGCCGTTCTCGATGCGATGGTCGAGGTGCTGGCGCCTCGTTGA
- a CDS encoding BglG family transcription antiterminator has product MTRQRQDQLLSALLRQDGWVTAASLADQLGVTPRSIRSYVAALNARVPAADAIDSSPAGYRAGAGAREALRRRADESAPRERLHGIIRMLLDQPEGIDVYETADRLHVSDATVESDLSRVRALLEGTELALERERETIRLRGTEVAQRRLLSRLAHDEMDAAAFHPETIRNALAGEVVGSDAVAGFKTALVRELGALGYYVNELAISDVLLHIAIAADRVAAGRPLETDAADARPAEAHGEIVRVGEQISRLAHEHFSVRLGDGDTAHLATLVLTRVVAPGRGTAVDVARSGVAPAVDDAVRTEIARAARDYQVDLDDEAFILRLSLHVQNLLRRAQEQAWTRNPLTRSLKSSYPMIFEVAVSIASGLHDRLDLPVNDDEIAYIAMHIGGRLERSRKAETILSATIVCPGYYELHELLRSSVDRSLGSAIEVTRVVTSVDPDWASFDTDLVLSTIEPAAAGDRFVRVQPFLGEADVERVQQAAARVRRGRRLARLRAELSRYFDASAFLHPLPDAGDEEIIRLLGGMLIANGLIDDDYVDKTIQRERMSSTAFTDALAVPHSLQMTARRTAIAIGVAEGSVAWGDGRVQVVALAAFSESDRAAFQTVFEQLVEVFSERESVQRLVRRATSFEAFLDELVAVIDG; this is encoded by the coding sequence ATGACGCGCCAGCGCCAGGACCAGCTCCTGTCCGCGTTGCTCCGCCAGGACGGCTGGGTCACGGCCGCCAGCCTCGCCGATCAGCTCGGTGTGACACCCCGTAGCATCCGCTCGTACGTCGCCGCTCTGAACGCCCGCGTACCGGCAGCCGATGCCATCGACTCGAGTCCCGCGGGCTATCGTGCCGGCGCCGGAGCCAGGGAGGCGCTGCGCCGTCGCGCCGATGAGTCGGCGCCGCGCGAGCGGCTGCACGGCATCATCCGGATGCTGCTCGATCAGCCGGAGGGCATCGACGTCTACGAGACCGCCGATCGGCTGCACGTGAGCGACGCGACCGTGGAGTCGGATCTCAGCAGGGTGCGCGCCCTGCTGGAGGGGACTGAGCTCGCCCTGGAGCGCGAACGCGAGACGATCCGTCTCCGGGGGACCGAGGTCGCGCAACGGCGGCTGCTCAGCAGACTCGCCCACGACGAGATGGATGCGGCCGCGTTCCACCCGGAGACCATCCGCAACGCGCTCGCCGGCGAGGTCGTCGGATCCGACGCGGTCGCAGGCTTCAAGACCGCGCTGGTGCGCGAACTGGGGGCACTCGGCTACTACGTGAACGAGTTGGCGATCTCCGACGTGCTGCTGCACATCGCGATCGCGGCGGACAGGGTCGCCGCCGGCCGCCCCTTGGAGACGGATGCCGCCGACGCGCGCCCGGCGGAGGCCCACGGCGAGATCGTCCGCGTCGGCGAGCAGATCAGTCGACTGGCGCACGAGCATTTCTCGGTGCGTCTGGGCGACGGCGACACCGCGCATCTCGCGACGCTGGTGCTGACGCGGGTGGTCGCACCGGGGCGCGGCACTGCCGTCGACGTCGCGCGCAGCGGCGTTGCCCCGGCGGTCGACGATGCCGTGCGGACGGAGATCGCTCGCGCCGCGCGGGACTACCAGGTCGATCTCGACGACGAGGCGTTCATCCTGCGTCTGTCCCTGCACGTGCAGAACCTGCTGCGGCGCGCCCAGGAGCAGGCATGGACGCGCAATCCGCTGACCAGGTCGCTCAAATCGTCGTACCCGATGATCTTCGAGGTGGCGGTGTCGATCGCCAGCGGGCTGCACGACCGGCTCGACCTGCCCGTGAACGACGACGAGATCGCGTACATCGCGATGCACATCGGCGGGCGGCTCGAGCGCAGCCGCAAGGCCGAGACGATCCTGAGCGCCACGATCGTGTGCCCCGGCTACTACGAACTGCACGAGCTGCTGCGTTCGAGCGTCGACAGGTCGCTCGGCTCGGCGATCGAGGTGACGCGCGTTGTCACCTCGGTCGACCCGGACTGGGCATCCTTCGACACCGACCTGGTCCTGTCCACGATCGAACCCGCCGCGGCGGGCGACCGCTTCGTCAGGGTGCAGCCGTTCCTGGGGGAGGCCGACGTCGAGCGGGTGCAGCAGGCAGCCGCACGCGTGCGGCGCGGACGGCGTCTGGCACGGCTGCGCGCCGAGCTGTCGCGCTACTTCGACGCGAGCGCGTTCCTGCACCCGCTGCCGGACGCGGGCGACGAGGAGATCATCCGTCTGCTCGGCGGGATGCTCATCGCGAACGGTCTCATCGACGACGACTACGTCGACAAGACGATCCAGCGCGAGCGGATGTCGTCCACAGCGTTCACGGACGCGCTCGCCGTGCCGCATTCGCTGCAGATGACGGCCCGGCGCACGGCGATCGCGATCGGCGTCGCCGAAGGCTCGGTGGCGTGGGGCGACGGTCGAGTGCAGGTCGTCGCGCTCGCCGCGTTCAGTGAAAGCGATCGCGCGGCCTTCCAGACCGTCTTCGAACAGCTCGTCGAGGTCTTCAGCGAGCGCGAGAGCGTGCAGCGGCTGGTCCGGCGGGCCACGAGTTTCGAAGCCTTCCTGGACGAGCTGGTCGCCGTGATCGACGGCTGA
- a CDS encoding PTS sugar transporter subunit IIB, producing MASKRILVVCGAGASSTFVAQRLQRAATDAGLTWQTAAGTEQTIGADTADAILVGPHLADRLASISAAVDCPVLALPDDIFTDRDGTRTLAFVQSALTAEKGSS from the coding sequence ATGGCATCGAAGCGGATCCTCGTGGTGTGCGGCGCAGGGGCGTCGAGCACCTTCGTCGCGCAGCGATTGCAGCGTGCGGCGACTGACGCCGGGCTGACCTGGCAGACGGCGGCCGGAACCGAGCAGACGATCGGCGCCGACACCGCAGACGCGATCCTCGTCGGCCCGCATCTCGCCGATCGCCTCGCATCCATCAGCGCCGCGGTCGACTGCCCCGTCCTCGCCCTGCCGGACGACATCTTCACCGACCGCGACGGCACGCGCACTCTCGCGTTCGTGCAGTCGGCCCTCACCGCTGAGAAAGGATCATCATGA
- a CDS encoding HPr family phosphocarrier protein, whose translation MTAASRTVRIGSSHGLHARPAKLFAQAAKESGIAVTVAKDSGKPVNAASILGVIALGVEHGDYVTLTADGDNAEAVLDTLTELLTTDHDEEPA comes from the coding sequence ATGACCGCTGCATCCCGCACCGTCCGGATCGGATCATCGCACGGACTGCACGCCCGCCCCGCGAAGCTGTTCGCGCAGGCCGCCAAGGAATCCGGCATCGCCGTGACCGTGGCGAAGGATTCCGGCAAGCCGGTCAACGCAGCCAGCATCCTCGGGGTGATCGCCCTGGGTGTCGAGCACGGCGACTACGTGACGCTGACGGCCGACGGCGACAACGCCGAAGCCGTGCTGGACACGCTGACCGAGCTGCTGACCACCGACCATGACGAGGAGCCGGCCTGA
- the ptsP gene encoding phosphoenolpyruvate--protein phosphotransferase, producing MGVLRGVGIGVGVAQGPVIRMADPLPAPDDAKSALGAEAERARVRDAIAAVASELTARAEAAGGAAQEVLEAQAMIAEDPTLQDEVDARIDDGATAEWAVHDAFAGFKATLEAVGGYLGERAADLDDIAQRVLARLRGVSAPGVPDPGHPFVLVARDLAPADTALLKLDQVLALITSDGGPTSHTAILAREKGIVAVVGVTQAAELPDGETVIVDAAAGAVTSEPSADELARASERASARRSAEALPATPGALADGTPIALLANLGKPADAADAVSRGAEGVGLFRTEFLFLSASQAPTIAQQRESYRELLAAFEGKKVVVRLLDAGADKPLAFLNDAHEENPALGLRGLRALRASEDILREQLTALAEADAETGADLWVMAPMVTTVEETAYFTTLAREYGLKTAGVMVEVPASALLADRVLAHADFASIGTNDLTQYTMAADRMLGSVAGFQDPWHPAVLRLVGEVGAAGARAGKPVGICGEAAADPLLAVVLVGLGATSLSMAPAALADVRLALSERTLEDASHLAEIALAADDAGGARAAVAAAAADLHPNTQQKETTS from the coding sequence ATGGGTGTCCTGCGGGGAGTGGGCATCGGCGTCGGCGTCGCGCAGGGGCCCGTGATCCGCATGGCCGATCCGCTGCCAGCGCCGGACGACGCGAAGAGCGCACTCGGCGCCGAGGCGGAACGCGCCCGCGTCCGCGACGCCATCGCCGCGGTCGCCAGCGAGTTGACGGCCAGAGCGGAAGCCGCAGGCGGCGCAGCGCAGGAGGTGCTCGAGGCGCAGGCGATGATCGCCGAGGACCCGACCCTGCAGGACGAGGTCGATGCGCGCATCGACGACGGAGCCACCGCCGAATGGGCCGTGCACGACGCGTTCGCAGGATTCAAGGCGACGCTCGAGGCCGTCGGCGGTTACCTCGGCGAGCGCGCCGCCGACCTCGACGACATCGCCCAGCGAGTGCTCGCACGACTGCGCGGCGTCTCGGCCCCCGGCGTGCCGGACCCAGGTCATCCCTTCGTGCTGGTGGCCCGCGATCTGGCACCGGCCGACACCGCCCTGCTCAAGCTCGATCAGGTGCTGGCGCTCATCACGTCCGACGGCGGACCCACATCGCACACGGCGATCCTCGCCCGCGAGAAGGGCATCGTCGCGGTGGTCGGCGTGACGCAGGCGGCAGAGCTCCCCGACGGCGAGACGGTGATCGTGGACGCGGCGGCCGGTGCCGTGACGAGCGAGCCGTCCGCCGACGAGCTGGCACGCGCGTCCGAGCGCGCGTCGGCCAGACGGAGCGCCGAGGCGCTCCCCGCGACACCCGGCGCCCTCGCCGATGGCACCCCCATCGCGCTGCTGGCGAACCTGGGCAAACCCGCCGATGCGGCCGATGCCGTGTCACGGGGGGCCGAGGGTGTCGGGCTCTTCCGCACCGAGTTCCTGTTCCTCTCCGCATCTCAGGCGCCGACCATCGCGCAGCAGCGCGAGTCGTATCGCGAGCTGCTCGCCGCGTTCGAGGGCAAGAAAGTCGTCGTCCGCCTGCTCGATGCCGGAGCCGACAAGCCGCTCGCGTTCCTCAACGACGCGCACGAGGAGAACCCGGCGCTCGGTCTTCGAGGCCTGCGGGCGCTGCGGGCCAGCGAGGACATCCTGCGCGAACAGCTCACGGCTCTGGCCGAGGCGGATGCCGAGACCGGCGCGGATCTGTGGGTCATGGCCCCGATGGTCACCACCGTCGAGGAGACGGCCTACTTCACGACGCTCGCGCGCGAGTACGGCCTGAAGACGGCCGGTGTCATGGTCGAGGTGCCGGCGAGCGCGCTGCTCGCGGACCGCGTGCTCGCGCATGCCGACTTCGCCTCGATCGGCACCAACGACCTCACGCAGTACACGATGGCGGCGGATCGGATGCTCGGCTCCGTCGCCGGATTCCAGGACCCCTGGCATCCGGCGGTGCTGCGCCTGGTCGGCGAAGTCGGCGCCGCCGGCGCACGCGCCGGCAAGCCGGTCGGGATCTGCGGCGAAGCCGCCGCCGATCCGTTGCTGGCCGTCGTCCTCGTCGGCCTCGGCGCGACGAGCCTCTCGATGGCGCCAGCCGCGCTGGCCGACGTCCGGCTCGCGCTCTCCGAGCGCACCCTCGAGGATGCCAGCCACCTGGCCGAGATCGCTCTCGCCGCCGACGACGCCGGCGGCGCGCGCGCGGCCGTCGCCGCGGCCGCCGCAGACCTTCACCCGAACACACAGCAGAAAGAGACGACATCATGA